In a genomic window of Streptomyces noursei ATCC 11455:
- a CDS encoding cobalamin biosynthesis protein, with protein sequence MRGEHAGYACGAVLGYLGDLIAADPRRGHPVAAFGRAAGAVERRLWRDHRGHGTAHTLVCAGGAAVGAALLERALRDRPGARTALTAAATWAVLGGTSLGREARAVGGALAVGDLDVARERLPHLCGRDPQSLDGPQMARAVVESVAENTSDAVVGALVWGALGGVPGLVAFRAVNTLDAMVGHKSPRYRRFGWAAARLDDVAGWPGARLTAALAVLAGPDRRGALRAWRADGGAHPSPNAGPVEASFAGALGVRLGGTLAYGGRVEHRPVLNGGARPPQVPDIERAVRLSRRVGLLALGVTVAGRLAAGTVRRRSLRGNGRRTR encoded by the coding sequence ATGCGCGGCGAACACGCGGGATATGCGTGCGGCGCGGTCCTCGGCTACCTCGGTGATCTGATCGCGGCGGATCCGCGGCGCGGCCATCCGGTGGCCGCGTTCGGCCGGGCCGCGGGCGCCGTCGAACGCCGGCTGTGGCGCGACCACCGCGGCCACGGGACGGCCCACACCCTGGTCTGCGCGGGCGGCGCGGCCGTCGGCGCCGCGCTGCTGGAGCGCGCCCTGCGGGACCGTCCGGGCGCCCGGACCGCGCTGACCGCGGCGGCGACGTGGGCGGTGCTGGGCGGCACCTCGCTCGGCCGGGAGGCGCGGGCCGTGGGCGGCGCGCTGGCCGTCGGCGACCTGGACGTGGCGCGGGAACGGCTGCCGCATCTGTGCGGGCGCGATCCGCAGTCCCTGGACGGGCCGCAGATGGCCCGTGCGGTGGTGGAGTCGGTCGCCGAGAACACCTCGGACGCGGTGGTGGGGGCCCTGGTGTGGGGCGCCCTCGGCGGCGTGCCCGGTCTGGTGGCGTTCCGGGCGGTGAACACCCTGGACGCGATGGTGGGTCACAAGTCGCCGCGCTACCGGCGGTTCGGCTGGGCGGCGGCCCGTCTCGACGACGTCGCCGGCTGGCCCGGCGCCCGGCTGACCGCGGCGCTGGCGGTCCTGGCGGGCCCGGACCGGCGCGGTGCGCTGCGGGCCTGGCGGGCGGACGGCGGGGCCCATCCGAGCCCCAACGCGGGCCCGGTGGAGGCGTCGTTCGCGGGGGCGCTGGGCGTCCGCCTGGGCGGCACCCTGGCGTACGGCGGGCGGGTGGAGCACCGGCCGGTGCTCAACGGCGGCGCGCGGCCGCCCCAGGTGCCCGACATCGAGCGGGCGGTGCGCCTGTCCCGGCGGGTGGGCCTGCTGGCGCTGGGCGTCACGGTGGCGGGCCGGCTGGCGGCGGGCACGGTACGGCGCAGGAGCCTGCGCGGGAACGGGAGGAGAACCCGGTGA